GTCGGGTAGCCAAGGCCTGTAAAGACTACGGGCAAAGAGTTCAGTATTCCGTTTTTGAATGCATTGTTGACCCGGCTCAATGGGCTATGTTACGTGACAGACTTATAAGCGAAATAGATGAGGAACAGGATAGCTTAAGATTCTACTAT
This genomic stretch from Pseudomonadota bacterium harbors:
- the cas2 gene encoding CRISPR-associated endonuclease Cas2, producing MFVLVSYDVSTKDVTGEKRLRRVAKACKDYGQRVQYSVFECIVDPAQWAMLRDRLISEIDEEQDSLRFYYLGSNWRRRVEHIGAKEGIDQEGLLLM